The following are encoded together in the Glycine max cultivar Williams 82 chromosome 8, Glycine_max_v4.0, whole genome shotgun sequence genome:
- the LOC100779269 gene encoding probable E3 ubiquitin-protein ligase EDA40, with product MVSGWRRTFRTSNTIPQNTQEPENCNYCYDNNNINSSPKITSTNFSSSIPTLHSRTNSPLSKHNNNNARTPSPTKRNTPVSFHQSTPSSPNSPSTFSLLKSTLRLSKGSCEICMRSVKTGEGKAIFTAECSHVFHFPCLAGHVKKHRMVTCPVCNANWKQLQQNADENKGNAELKTTRSFKLHNYDDDEPLMSPTSVSRFNPIPESSENEEEEDEEQNDEETNFNVSSMIRTKNIDAFFSPEAAVVASNRSSETYVAVLNVKSQPRNAAANRPPADLVAVIDVGGSVSGEEYRMLKRSMQVVISSLGSADRLSVVAFSGGSKRLFPLRRMTGRGQMAARRVVDALSTVELRRDGTAARNNALKKAARVLEDRRQKNTVAKIILLTNSHEDQRLSSTRFDIHSLRYSYDGACNHAQHDHELAKRVGNLLSVAAQDFKLELKLTSRSAPAEISAVYSLAKGCTDALSPESVALGDLYAAEGREILVELKVPAGTASRGSHQRVISVRCSHRDPFTRELVISKDRELNVPRPRTVRSCDPRIERLRRCQVSARAVAESRRLMARNDVSGALELLSSARASVSREQGDECLRWLESEQAELRSQKLRSSCNNNCFDEKGEPLTPMSAWRVAERLAKVAIMRKSMNRVSDLHGFEDARF from the exons ATGGTTTCGGGATGGAGAAGGACGTTTCGCACATCCAATACCATTCCCCAAAACACGCAAGAACCAGAAAATTGTAATTATTGTtacgacaacaacaacatcaattcAAGTCCCAAAATCACTTCCACCAATTTCTCATCATCAATTCCCACCCTCCATTCCCGAACCAATTCACCACTTTccaaacacaataataataatgcaagAACTCCCTCTCCCACCAAACGCAATACCCCCGTGTCGTTTCATCAATCCACTCCCTCTTCCCCAAACTCACCCTCAACCTTCTCTCTTCTCAAATCCACCTTACGCTTATCCAAA GGCTCATGCGAAATCTGCATGCGGAGTGTGAAAACCGGCGAAGGAAAAGCGATTTTCACTGCGGAGTGTTCTCACGTCTTTCACTTCCCATGCCTAGCAGGTCACGTGAAAAAACACCGAATGGTCACGTGCCCTGTGTGCAACGCTAACTGGAAACAACTGCAGCAAAACGCAGACGAAAACAAAGGAAACGCAGAACTCAAAACGACGAGGTCGTTTAAGCTCCACAACTACGACGACGACGAGCCTCTCATGTCGCCCACGTCGGTCTCGCGTTTCAATCCGATTCCCGAATCTAGTgagaacgaagaagaagaagatgaagaacaaaaCGACGAAGAAACAAATTTCAATGTGTCGTCGATGATCAGAACCAAAAACATCGACGCGTTCTTCTCGCCGGAGGCTGCGGTTGTGGCTTCCAACCGGAGTTCCGAGACGTACGTTGCGGTGTTGAATGTGAAGTCTCAGCCGCGTAACGCGGCGGCGAATCGGCCGCCGGCGGATCTCGTCGCGGTGATCGACGTCGGAGGGAGTGTTTCCGGCGAAGAGTATCGGATGCTGAAGCGCTCGATGCAGGTTGTTATCTCGTCGCTCGGCTCCGCTGATCGTCTCTCTGTCGTCGCATTCTCCGGCGGATCGAAACGGCTGTTTCCCCTGCGGAGGATGACCGGCCGCGGCCAGATGGCGGCGCGGCGAGTAGTCGACGCGCTTTCCACCGTTGAGCTCCGCCGCGATGGAACGGCGGCGAGGAACAACGCGCTGAAGAAAGCCGCGAGGGTTCTGGAAGATCGGCGGCAGAAGAACACCGTCGCGAAAATCATTCTCCTCACAAACAGCCACGAGGATCAGCGATTATCCTCCACGCGCTTCGACATTCATTCACTGAGATACTCTTACGATGGCGCGTGTAACCACGCGCAACACGACCACGAGTTAGCGAAGCGCGTGGGCAATTTGTTGAGCGTGGCGGCACAGGACTTCAAACTCGAGTTAAAACTCACGTCTCGCTCGGCTCCGGCGGAGATCTCCGCCGTGTATTCTCTGGCCAAGGGTTGCACCGACGCTCTCTCGCCGGAATCCGTCGCGCTCGGCGATCTCTACGCGGCGGAGGGGAGAGAAATTCTAGTGGAGTTGAAAGTGCCAGCTGGCACAGCTTCGCGTGGGTCCCACCAACGTGTTATATCCGTACGGTGTTCCCATCGTGACCCCTTCACTCGAGAGCTTGTTATTTCCAAGGATCGTGAGTTAAACGTTCCGCGACCCCGCACGGTTCGATCATGCGACCCCAGAATCGAACGGTTGAGACGTTGCCAGGTCAGCGCTCGCGCCGTAGCCGAGTCGAGAAGGTTGATGGCTCGTAACGACGTGTCTGGCGCGCTTGAGTTGCTATCCTCGGCTCGAGCATCTGTGAGCCGCGAACAGGGTGATGAGTGCTTGCGCTGGCTCGAATCCGAACAAGCCGAGCTGAGGAGCCAAAAGTTAAGAAGTAGTTGTAATAATAATTGCTTCGATGAAAAGGGGGAGCCACTTACGCCGATGTCGGCTTGGAGAGTAGCTGAGAGACTGGCTAAAGTGGCTATTATGAGAAAGTCTATGAACAGAGTCAGTGACTTGCATGGCTTCGAGGATGCCagattttaa